Genomic segment of Deinococcota bacterium:
GGCAAGACGAGCTTGGGCAAGTCGATCGCTCGCTCGCTGAACCGCAAGTTCGTGCGCATGAGCTTGGGCGGGGTGCGCGACGAGGCCGAGATCCGCGGCCACCGCCGCACCTATATCGGCTCCCTGCCGGGCCGCATCATCCAGGGGATGAAAACGGCCGGCACGGTCAACCCGATCTTCCTCTTGGACGAGGTCGACAAGATGACCGCCGACTTCCGGGGCGATCCCTCCTCGGCGCTCCTGGAAGTCTTGGACCCCGAGCAGAACAATACCTTCGCCGACCATTACCTGGAGGTCCCCTACGACCTCTCCAAGGTCATGTTCATCACCACCGCCAACACCCTGCAGACCATCCCGCGGCCGCTTCTGGACCGCATGGAGGTCATCCACATACCGGGCTACACCTTAGACGAGAAGATCGAGATCGCCAAGCGCTACCGCCTGCCCCGGCAGCTCAAGGAGCACGGCTTGGACGGCAGGCTTACCGTCAGCGACGGCGCTCTGCGCAAGCTCGTCACCGAGTACACCCGCGAGGCGGGGGTGCGCAACATGGACCGCAACATCGCCAAGCTGGCCCGCAAGTCGGCCAAGGAGTTCCTGGACGAGCCCTGGGAGGGCATGCGCAGGGTCGACGAAAACGAGGCGAGACGGCTTCTGGGCGTGCCTCCCTTCCGCGACGAGATCGCCGAGAAGGAGCCGCAGGTCGGCCTCGCCCACGGCCTGGCCTGGACCTCGGTCGGCGGCGTTCTCCTAGACATCGAAACCGTCAGCCTGCCCGGCAAGGGCAAGGTCAACCTGACCGGCCAGCTCGGCGACGTGATGAAGGAGTCGGCGCAGGCCGGCATCGCCTACCTGCGTAGCCGCACCGCTGAGTTCAACCTGCCCGCCGACTTCCACGAGGCGCGCGACCTGCACGTCCACTTCCCCGAGGGCGCCACGCCCAAGGACGGCCCCAGCGCCGGCATCGCCATCGCCACCTCGGTGGTGAGCGCGCTCACCCGCCGCCCCGTGCGCAGCGACATCGCCATGACCGGCGAGATCACCCTGCGCGGCCGGGTCCTAGCGATCGGCGGGGTCAAGGAAAAGCTCCTGGCCGCCCACCAGGCGGGCATCAACCACGTCATCATCCCCGAGAGCAACGAGGCCAACTTGGAGGACGTGCCCGACGCCATCCTAGACGAGCTGACGGTCACCACCGTCAAGGACTTCGACGCGGTCTTAGCCATTATGCTCTTAGATGAGGACAAGGCGAGCGACTTCACCCCCCCACCCAGGCCCAGCGAGAAGCCGGCCGACCAGCCGACGGCTTAAGCCAAAGAACCCCAGGCGAGATCGAGCCGGGCGCTCCCAGCCGGCGCCCGACTTTTGTCTCACCGCGCTCTCTTTCTCATGAGGCGGTGCGCAGCGGCCTTTACTAGCACTGTGCATTCGTGCTACACTCGCCTTTGGCGTCTTCTGGCTGCTCGATCATCCAGCCGGTGCGCGCCCTCAAGCGGAGGAATCAGGTGAAAACGTACTTTCCCAAAACGACCCAAAACGACTGGGTATTGGTCGATGTTCGAGGCCAGACGGTCGGCCGCATCGCCACCCAGATCGCCCAGATGTTGCGCGGCAAGCACAAGCCCGACTACACCCCCAACCAGTTGGGCGGCGACTTCGTCGTCGTCGTCAACGCCGGGAAGCTGGTCTTCACCGGCAACAAGCTCGACCAGAAGGTCTACACCCGCTACAGCGGCTATCAGGGCGGTTTGAAGGAGATCCCCGCCCGCACCATGCTCGAGAAGCACCCCGAGCGCCTCTTGGAGCGCGCCGTCTGGGGCATGCTTCCCAAGAATCGCATGGGCCGCAAACTGATCCGTCGCCTCAAGGTCTATAGCGGCGACGAGCACCCCCACGACGCGCAGCAGCCGCGCGCGCTGGAACTGAGGTAAGATGATGGAGCAGCAATACTACGGAACAGGCCGGCGCAAGGCCGCCGTCGCGCGGGTCTTTCTTAGGCCGGGCAGCGGCCGCATTACCGTCAACGGCAAAGATTTTCAGGAGTACTTCCGCGGCATCCTGGCGGCGGTGCAGGCGCTCGAGCCCCTCAAGGTGACGGGCGCCATCGGCCGCTACGACGCCCTGGTGACGTTAAAGGGCGGCGGCCCTGGCGGTCAGGTGGACGCCGTCAAGCTGGGCATCGCCCGCGCACTCCTCAAGGTAAACCCCGAGTTCCGCGGCCAGCTCAAGTTGGGCG
This window contains:
- the lon gene encoding endopeptidase La, encoding MEWELPVIAMRTQVVMPKTLENVDVGRPKSKRALEEAQAADNRVLLLVQREPRVDDPSGDDLYAVGTLGVIKQVIRLPDDTLQVLVEGRERAEVESYLPGPTLRARVVTRPESGSQGDQAVRAMIEQVKAAWEQYAQQNKNLRLDSFHMENIRGLKDGGALADTITKYCTWEVQDKQAVLEETNVGARLELVYGYLSRDLERFDTEKQISARVKQQMDSNQREYYLREQMKAIQKELGGGEEVVAEVEELRSKVREKGMPKEVEERAMKEIGRLEKMSGASPEATVVRTYLDWLTDLPWAERDDEHLDVKHTHKILDEDHYGLEEPKDRILEFLAVRQLTKEIKEADYKAPILCLVGPPGVGKTSLGKSIARSLNRKFVRMSLGGVRDEAEIRGHRRTYIGSLPGRIIQGMKTAGTVNPIFLLDEVDKMTADFRGDPSSALLEVLDPEQNNTFADHYLEVPYDLSKVMFITTANTLQTIPRPLLDRMEVIHIPGYTLDEKIEIAKRYRLPRQLKEHGLDGRLTVSDGALRKLVTEYTREAGVRNMDRNIAKLARKSAKEFLDEPWEGMRRVDENEARRLLGVPPFRDEIAEKEPQVGLAHGLAWTSVGGVLLDIETVSLPGKGKVNLTGQLGDVMKESAQAGIAYLRSRTAEFNLPADFHEARDLHVHFPEGATPKDGPSAGIAIATSVVSALTRRPVRSDIAMTGEITLRGRVLAIGGVKEKLLAAHQAGINHVIIPESNEANLEDVPDAILDELTVTTVKDFDAVLAIMLLDEDKASDFTPPPRPSEKPADQPTA
- the rplM gene encoding 50S ribosomal protein L13, translating into MKTYFPKTTQNDWVLVDVRGQTVGRIATQIAQMLRGKHKPDYTPNQLGGDFVVVVNAGKLVFTGNKLDQKVYTRYSGYQGGLKEIPARTMLEKHPERLLERAVWGMLPKNRMGRKLIRRLKVYSGDEHPHDAQQPRALELR
- the rpsI gene encoding 30S ribosomal protein S9, producing the protein MMEQQYYGTGRRKAAVARVFLRPGSGRITVNGKDFQEYFRGILAAVQALEPLKVTGAIGRYDALVTLKGGGPGGQVDAVKLGIARALLKVNPEFRGQLKLGGYLTRDAREVERKKYGLHKARRAPQYSKR